A single window of Rhizobium sp. SL42 DNA harbors:
- a CDS encoding LysE family translocator has translation MDAVVFGKGLVLGVAIAAPLGPIGALCINRTLERGFWAGVAGGLGTALADGAYASLAAAGFTAMGGLLAFIELPLQILGGLFLLYLGLIGIKPRGAVVAARVEARGLLTTTAATFLLTIANPATILSFAAIFAGLGLAAGEGGLSAALLVAGVFIGSLGWWFFLSGLVSLLRSRLPQGFVVWVSRTSSGVLLLFGIVSLGMAVKAIL, from the coding sequence ATGGACGCCGTCGTCTTCGGTAAGGGCCTTGTCCTCGGTGTCGCGATTGCAGCCCCGCTTGGGCCGATCGGCGCGCTCTGCATCAATCGGACGCTGGAGCGCGGCTTCTGGGCCGGCGTCGCCGGTGGTCTCGGGACGGCGCTTGCCGATGGCGCCTATGCAAGCCTGGCTGCGGCCGGCTTCACCGCGATGGGAGGGCTTTTGGCGTTCATCGAACTGCCGCTGCAGATCCTCGGTGGCCTGTTCCTACTTTATCTTGGATTGATCGGGATCAAGCCGCGCGGCGCCGTGGTCGCTGCCCGCGTCGAAGCGAGGGGCTTATTGACGACTACGGCGGCTACCTTCCTTCTGACTATCGCCAATCCGGCGACAATCCTGTCCTTCGCTGCCATCTTTGCGGGGCTGGGTCTCGCCGCCGGTGAGGGAGGGTTGTCGGCAGCACTTCTGGTCGCCGGCGTTTTCATCGGCTCGCTGGGCTGGTGGTTCTTCCTCAGCGGTTTGGTCAGCCTTCTGCGCTCACGATTGCCGCAAGGCTTTGTGGTCTGGGTGTCACGGACTTCCAGTGGAGTTCTGCTGCTGTTTGGCATCGTCTCGCTCGGCATGGCCGTCAAGGCGATCCTTTGA
- the rutD gene encoding pyrimidine utilization protein D: MHYDIHGNQATGAETIILSSGLGGSGGYWAPQISALSKSFRVITYDHTGCGRTGGEVPENGGIRAMADDVLSIADGLKLERFHFIGHALGGLMALDIALRQPGRIAKQVLINAWSKADPHSGRCFDIRIELLEKSGIPAFVKAQPLFLYPAIFMAENPQRMAAEEAHAIAHFQGKANILRRIAALRAFDVDTDLAAIATPTLLIATRDDLLVPYSRSLRLAEGLPNATLALRDFGGHAVNVTDPDAFNQTVLDFLS; encoded by the coding sequence ATGCACTACGACATCCATGGCAATCAGGCCACAGGCGCCGAAACCATCATCCTGTCCTCCGGTCTCGGCGGATCAGGCGGCTATTGGGCTCCTCAGATTTCGGCACTGTCCAAGAGCTTCCGCGTCATCACCTATGATCATACCGGCTGCGGCAGGACGGGTGGCGAGGTCCCGGAAAACGGCGGTATCCGCGCCATGGCCGACGACGTGCTGTCGATCGCCGACGGCCTGAAGCTTGAGCGATTCCATTTCATCGGCCATGCGCTGGGCGGCCTGATGGCGCTGGACATTGCCTTGCGCCAGCCAGGACGCATCGCAAAACAGGTTCTGATCAATGCCTGGAGCAAGGCCGATCCGCATTCCGGCCGCTGCTTTGACATCCGCATCGAGCTCCTGGAAAAGTCCGGCATTCCGGCCTTCGTCAAGGCGCAGCCGCTCTTCCTTTATCCCGCGATCTTCATGGCGGAAAACCCGCAGCGCATGGCGGCCGAAGAGGCCCATGCCATCGCGCATTTCCAGGGCAAGGCCAATATCCTGCGCCGCATTGCCGCCCTGCGCGCCTTCGATGTCGATACCGATCTGGCTGCGATCGCCACGCCGACGCTGCTTATCGCCACGCGTGACGACCTGCTTGTCCCCTATTCCCGCTCACTGCGCCTGGCCGAAGGCCTCCCGAACGCAACGCTCGCGCTGCGCGACTTCGGCGGCCATGCCGTGAACGTCACCGATCCCGACGCCTTCAACCAAACCGTGCTCGACTTCCTGTCGTAA
- a CDS encoding flavin reductase produces MAAKTIEPEPMQARSETSEDIRLAYRNAMARMAAAVNIVTTDGAGGRAGFAATAVTSVSDNPPTLLVCLNRGSSAYPAVKANGVVCVNVLEGGHRDLSRIFGGKTPVEERFAAAEWERTQTGSHRLPGALATFDCRIASIADGATHDVLFCEVIDVRTREDGQSLVYFDRDYRLV; encoded by the coding sequence CTGGCTGCCAAGACCATTGAACCCGAGCCCATGCAAGCGCGCAGCGAAACCAGCGAGGACATCCGCCTCGCCTATCGCAATGCCATGGCGCGCATGGCAGCCGCGGTCAATATCGTGACGACGGACGGTGCTGGCGGCAGGGCAGGCTTTGCCGCCACCGCCGTGACCAGTGTCTCCGACAATCCGCCGACCCTGCTCGTCTGCCTCAACCGCGGCTCCTCTGCCTATCCTGCCGTCAAGGCCAATGGCGTGGTCTGCGTCAATGTGCTGGAAGGCGGGCATCGGGACCTGAGCCGCATCTTCGGCGGCAAGACCCCCGTCGAGGAACGTTTCGCGGCTGCAGAGTGGGAAAGAACGCAAACCGGCAGCCACCGCCTGCCGGGCGCACTCGCGACCTTCGATTGCCGCATTGCCTCGATCGCCGACGGTGCGACGCATGATGTGCTGTTTTGCGAAGTGATTGACGTCAGGACACGCGAAGACGGCCAGTCGCTGGTCTATTTCGATCGCGACTATCGACTGGTCTAA
- a CDS encoding flagellar basal body protein, producing the protein MMTITAAINSAASGMYAQQRRLLATADNIANALSAGYDRRDTHFSTGSAGGVTATVTSAQAQTVDEGTHVDLATEMLTLVETEISFKANASAFETGADLWDVLLSIKRD; encoded by the coding sequence ATGATGACCATCACCGCCGCAATCAACAGTGCCGCATCCGGGATGTATGCCCAGCAGCGCAGGCTCTTGGCCACGGCGGACAATATCGCCAACGCGCTCTCTGCGGGCTACGATCGCCGCGACACGCACTTTTCCACCGGTTCGGCGGGCGGAGTGACGGCTACAGTGACATCTGCACAGGCGCAGACCGTGGATGAAGGCACGCACGTCGATCTCGCCACGGAAATGCTGACCCTGGTGGAAACCGAAATCTCCTTCAAGGCCAATGCGTCAGCCTTCGAGACCGGCGCTGACCTGTGGGACGTGCTGTTGAGCATCAAGCGGGATTGA
- the rutA gene encoding pyrimidine utilization protein A codes for MEIGVFIPIGNNGWLLSENAPQYKPTFDLCKEVTQKAEQYGFDFALSMIKLRGFGGKTEFWDYNLESFTLMAGLAAVTSKIKLFGTAATLVMPPAIVARMATTIDSISNGRFGVNLVTGWQRPEYSQMGLWPGDEYFADRYAYLSEYTTVLKDLLGNGQSDLKGKYFQMDDCRMKPVPQGDVKLICAGSSNAGLAFSAEFADYSFCFGVGVNTPKAFAPTNERLLAATEKTGRDVRSFVLTMVLAEETTEAAFAKWEHYKAGADEEAIKWLGLQSAADTKSGSDTNVRHMSNPVSAVNINMGTLIGSYAEVASMLDEMSEVPGTGGVMLTFDDFVEGIEKFGKYVQPLMKSRQHVTSMLEAAE; via the coding sequence ATGGAAATCGGCGTCTTCATTCCGATCGGCAACAATGGCTGGCTGTTGTCTGAGAATGCTCCCCAGTACAAGCCGACGTTCGACCTGTGCAAGGAAGTCACCCAGAAGGCCGAGCAATACGGCTTCGACTTTGCCCTTTCGATGATCAAGCTGCGTGGCTTCGGCGGAAAGACCGAGTTCTGGGACTACAATCTCGAATCATTCACGCTGATGGCCGGCCTAGCCGCCGTCACCTCGAAGATCAAACTCTTCGGCACCGCGGCAACCCTGGTCATGCCGCCGGCGATTGTCGCCCGCATGGCGACCACCATTGATTCCATCTCCAACGGTCGCTTTGGCGTAAACCTCGTGACCGGCTGGCAGCGTCCGGAATATAGCCAGATGGGCCTGTGGCCCGGCGACGAATATTTCGCCGACCGCTATGCCTATCTCAGCGAATACACCACCGTCCTCAAGGATCTGCTGGGCAACGGCCAGTCCGACCTGAAGGGCAAGTATTTCCAGATGGATGATTGCCGGATGAAACCGGTGCCACAGGGCGACGTCAAGCTGATTTGCGCCGGATCCTCCAATGCCGGCCTGGCATTCTCGGCAGAATTCGCCGACTACAGCTTCTGCTTCGGCGTCGGCGTCAATACGCCAAAGGCCTTCGCCCCGACCAACGAACGCCTGCTTGCCGCAACGGAAAAGACCGGCCGCGACGTGCGCTCCTTCGTACTGACCATGGTTCTGGCCGAGGAAACGACCGAAGCCGCCTTTGCCAAATGGGAGCATTACAAGGCCGGCGCCGACGAGGAGGCGATCAAGTGGCTCGGCTTGCAAAGCGCAGCCGACACGAAGTCCGGTTCGGACACCAATGTCCGCCACATGTCCAACCCGGTCTCCGCCGTCAACATCAACATGGGCACGCTGATCGGCTCCTATGCGGAGGTGGCAAGCATGCTCGACGAAATGAGCGAGGTGCCGGGAACCGGCGGCGTGATGCTGACCTTCGACGATTTCGTCGAGGGCATCGAGAAATTCGGCAAATACGTGCAGCCGCTGATGAAGAGCCGGCAGCATGTCACGTCGATGTTGGAGGCCGCCGAATGA
- the sufA gene encoding Fe-S cluster assembly scaffold SufA, whose amino-acid sequence MGFQIMSMSDAAASRVKAIVENSGPEAQGIRVGIKKGGCAGMEYTIDLVREINAKDDLIERDGARVWVDPAAVLYLLGTEMDFETTTLRSGFTFHNPNQTSACGCGESVELKAADLAELARQKQAETA is encoded by the coding sequence ATGGGCTTTCAGATCATGAGCATGAGCGATGCGGCAGCGAGCCGCGTCAAGGCAATCGTCGAGAATTCCGGACCGGAAGCTCAGGGTATCCGGGTCGGGATAAAGAAGGGCGGTTGCGCCGGAATGGAATACACGATTGATCTCGTCCGGGAGATCAATGCCAAAGACGATCTGATCGAGCGCGATGGCGCGCGCGTATGGGTCGATCCTGCTGCTGTACTTTATCTGCTCGGCACTGAAATGGACTTCGAGACCACCACGCTGCGCTCGGGCTTCACCTTCCACAATCCCAACCAGACCTCGGCTTGCGGCTGCGGCGAATCGGTCGAGCTCAAGGCGGCGGATCTGGCCGAACTGGCACGCCAGAAGCAGGCCGAGACGGCCTGA
- a CDS encoding Lrp/AsnC family transcriptional regulator has translation MESIDRKIINLLAEDARRSLASIGEVVGLSASAVNERIRRLVAIGAIRRFTVDVDPAALDLPITAFVLVALNYDAGEDAFKAAIKAHPAVLECHHVTGGWSYMLKIRTADLGGIEAFLADLKAGRFVARSETIIALSTVCERGFAGMEG, from the coding sequence ATGGAAAGCATTGACCGTAAAATCATAAATCTTCTCGCTGAGGATGCCCGCCGCTCGCTCGCCAGTATCGGCGAGGTCGTGGGGCTTTCGGCTTCAGCTGTCAACGAGCGTATCCGTCGGCTTGTGGCCATCGGCGCGATCCGGCGCTTTACCGTTGACGTCGATCCTGCAGCTCTCGATCTGCCCATCACCGCCTTCGTGCTGGTCGCGCTGAACTATGACGCCGGCGAAGATGCGTTCAAGGCCGCGATCAAGGCGCATCCGGCGGTGCTCGAATGCCATCATGTCACGGGGGGCTGGTCCTACATGCTGAAGATTAGAACCGCCGACCTCGGCGGGATCGAGGCGTTTCTTGCAGACCTGAAGGCTGGTCGTTTCGTCGCGCGGAGCGAGACCATAATCGCACTCTCGACGGTCTGTGAGCGCGGCTTCGCCGGGATGGAGGGCTGA
- the bla gene encoding subclass B3 metallo-beta-lactamase has product MLGRPHAFILVSALTIATTLPAVSHAEDASTKLPTEEELANDNQLFINLARKVLKWDEPTEPFRMVGPLYFVGTKGLSSFLFSTSEGLILLNTAMPETGALVLQSIRKLGFRPEDIKIIINGHAHSDHAGAFAQIKQLSGAKLAVMEADVGPMEDGGKSDFHYGDDWKIMGFPPVKVDRILRDGDTVRLGELVLTGYNTPGHTRGSTTWVTQLVDDGKAYTVVFPDGAGFNPGYHVVKQPSYPGIEGDYRITHHVLEMLKPDIWAGHHTEYFDMENKRKRAETEGVSAWVDPEGYRRFVAEKKHAFEALVDEEMGVSAQPVP; this is encoded by the coding sequence ATGCTCGGCAGGCCTCATGCCTTTATCCTTGTCAGTGCACTGACGATCGCGACGACGCTTCCGGCAGTCTCGCACGCTGAGGACGCATCCACAAAGCTTCCGACTGAGGAAGAGCTGGCAAATGACAACCAGCTTTTCATCAATCTGGCGCGAAAGGTGCTGAAATGGGACGAGCCGACCGAACCGTTCAGGATGGTCGGACCGCTCTATTTCGTCGGAACGAAGGGGCTCAGCTCGTTTCTGTTTTCGACCTCGGAAGGGCTGATCCTACTCAATACGGCCATGCCGGAGACTGGCGCCCTTGTCCTTCAGTCGATCCGCAAGCTGGGGTTTAGGCCCGAGGACATCAAGATCATCATCAACGGGCATGCTCATTCCGATCACGCGGGCGCCTTTGCCCAGATCAAGCAACTGTCCGGCGCGAAACTCGCCGTCATGGAGGCCGATGTCGGGCCGATGGAGGACGGTGGCAAAAGCGATTTTCACTATGGCGACGACTGGAAGATCATGGGCTTTCCACCGGTGAAAGTGGATCGCATCCTTCGCGACGGCGATACGGTCAGGCTCGGTGAACTCGTGCTGACGGGCTACAATACGCCCGGACATACGCGGGGATCGACGACATGGGTGACGCAGCTTGTCGATGACGGCAAGGCCTATACGGTCGTTTTTCCGGACGGCGCTGGGTTCAATCCCGGCTATCATGTGGTCAAGCAGCCGTCCTATCCGGGCATCGAAGGCGACTATCGTATCACACACCACGTGCTGGAGATGCTCAAGCCCGATATCTGGGCCGGGCACCATACGGAATATTTCGACATGGAAAACAAGCGCAAGCGGGCCGAAACCGAGGGCGTTTCGGCATGGGTCGATCCCGAAGGATATCGCCGCTTCGTTGCCGAGAAGAAGCATGCCTTCGAGGCGCTTGTCGACGAGGAAATGGGCGTTTCCGCACAGCCGGTGCCATAG
- a CDS encoding class I SAM-dependent methyltransferase, which translates to MEVGVQFGGSAELWYKYFGAETEIVGIDIAPRSAGTSFLKVIQGDQGSTAFWDEIARIYGEGYFDIIIDDGSHDNVHQIVTLQKTYGLLRDGGIYWCEDVHTSYYKNVRVQGGGLRNPESFIEFSKQIIDVVNEKHTKFAIGVGKTPAGPHVDPELLSLFRKVQGVHFYDSIVVLEKGEPLKFNRINSAPNMVYNRMDNPQAEEFTLD; encoded by the coding sequence TTGGAAGTCGGTGTTCAGTTCGGCGGCAGCGCCGAGCTCTGGTACAAGTATTTCGGCGCCGAGACGGAAATCGTCGGCATCGATATCGCACCGCGCAGCGCTGGCACCAGCTTCCTGAAAGTCATTCAGGGCGACCAGGGCAGCACTGCCTTCTGGGACGAGATTGCCCGGATCTACGGCGAAGGCTATTTCGACATCATCATCGATGACGGAAGCCATGATAACGTCCACCAGATCGTCACGCTGCAGAAAACCTACGGTTTGCTGCGTGATGGCGGGATCTACTGGTGCGAGGATGTGCACACCAGCTACTACAAGAATGTGCGCGTTCAGGGCGGCGGCCTGCGCAATCCTGAAAGCTTCATCGAATTCTCCAAGCAGATCATCGACGTGGTCAACGAGAAGCACACCAAATTCGCGATCGGCGTCGGCAAGACGCCGGCAGGTCCACATGTCGACCCGGAGCTTCTTTCCCTGTTCCGCAAGGTCCAGGGCGTGCATTTCTACGACAGCATCGTGGTTCTGGAAAAGGGCGAGCCGCTCAAGTTCAACCGGATCAATTCCGCACCCAACATGGTTTACAACCGGATGGACAATCCCCAGGCGGAAGAATTCACCCTGGACTAG
- the rutB gene encoding pyrimidine utilization protein B, whose translation MSEAVVAGYQPRPERTKSVTLPARPEPISLKPSETAVVVVDMQNAYSTEGGYVDLAGFDISGAKSTIGNIKKTLDAARAAGVLVVYFQNGWDKDYVEAGGPGSPNWHKSNALKTMRQRPELQGQLLAKGTWDYAIVDELQPQRGDILVPKTRYSGFFNTNMDSVLRARGIRNLVFVGIATNVCVESSLRDAFHLEYFGVMLEDATHHLGPDFIQQATVYNVEKFFGWVATVNDFCSVISQAAPADAI comes from the coding sequence ATGAGCGAGGCCGTTGTCGCGGGCTACCAGCCGCGCCCCGAACGAACAAAGAGCGTCACCCTGCCCGCCCGCCCCGAGCCAATCAGCCTGAAACCGAGCGAAACCGCCGTCGTCGTGGTCGACATGCAGAACGCCTATTCGACCGAAGGCGGCTATGTCGACCTCGCCGGTTTCGACATTTCCGGCGCCAAGTCGACCATCGGCAACATCAAGAAGACCCTGGACGCTGCCCGTGCGGCCGGCGTTCTCGTCGTCTATTTCCAGAACGGCTGGGACAAGGATTATGTCGAGGCCGGCGGCCCGGGCTCACCGAACTGGCACAAGTCGAACGCCCTCAAGACCATGCGCCAGCGGCCGGAACTGCAGGGGCAACTGCTCGCCAAGGGCACCTGGGACTATGCCATTGTCGACGAGTTGCAGCCGCAGCGGGGCGACATCCTGGTGCCGAAGACCCGCTATTCCGGTTTCTTCAACACCAACATGGACAGCGTGCTGCGCGCCCGCGGCATCCGCAATCTCGTTTTCGTCGGTATCGCCACCAATGTCTGCGTCGAAAGCTCGCTGCGCGATGCCTTCCACCTCGAATATTTCGGCGTGATGCTGGAAGACGCGACCCATCACCTAGGCCCGGACTTCATCCAGCAGGCGACCGTCTACAATGTCGAGAAATTCTTTGGCTGGGTCGCAACCGTCAACGACTTCTGCAGCGTGATTTCGCAGGCAGCCCCCGCCGACGCCATCTGA
- the rutC gene encoding pyrimidine utilization protein C — MPKTIIVPEGTQKPIAPYSPGTLADGIVYVSGTLPFDKNNDVVHVGDAGAQTRHVLETIKSVIETAGGTMEDVTMNHIFVTDWANYQAVNKVYAEYFPGDKPARYCVQCGLVKPDALVEIATVAHIGTK, encoded by the coding sequence ATGCCGAAGACCATCATCGTTCCCGAAGGCACCCAAAAGCCGATAGCGCCCTATTCTCCCGGCACGCTGGCAGACGGCATCGTCTATGTCTCGGGCACGCTTCCCTTCGACAAGAACAACGACGTCGTGCATGTCGGCGACGCAGGCGCCCAGACGCGTCACGTCCTGGAGACGATCAAGTCGGTGATCGAGACCGCCGGCGGCACGATGGAAGACGTCACGATGAACCATATCTTTGTGACCGATTGGGCCAATTACCAGGCGGTCAACAAGGTCTATGCCGAATACTTCCCTGGCGACAAGCCGGCCCGCTACTGCGTTCAGTGCGGCTTGGTAAAGCCGGACGCACTGGTCGAGATCGCCACGGTCGCGCATATCGGAACGAAGTAA